One Acropora palmata chromosome 2, jaAcrPala1.3, whole genome shotgun sequence genomic window carries:
- the LOC141864316 gene encoding neuronal pentraxin-1-like, whose protein sequence is MFVVIASICFGLLSGAASSPPDYALEFPNKGVTDYVQIWGMHSLTQFTVCFWVKTTGPKWTAFSYASTAAENDLLIDCANSVYLSIGNHAVDTGLVINDGQFHQICVTWRNSDGQWKIYKDGDLAKSGTDLNKGYSVHAAGSLTLAQEQDSLGDAFDAKQSLQGMLTNVNVWSYTLPASTIEEMSRCCLAGKGDVYEWANFIYGIKGNPHVVTPPGCPCSL, encoded by the exons ATGTTTGTCGTGATCGCTAGTATCTGCTTTGGCCTCCTCTCTGGCGCTGCCAGCAGCCCACCAG ACTACGCCCTTGAATTTCCTAATAAGGGAGTCACTGACTACGTGCAGATCTGGGGCATGCACAGTTTGACGCAATTTACAGTCTGCTTCTGGGTAAAAACAACTGGACCGAAATGGACCGCATTTAGCTACGCATCAACGGCTGCGGAGAATGACTTACTTATTGACTGCGCAAACAGTGTCTATTTGTCGATCGGCAATCATGCAGT TGACACGGGTTTGGTAATCAACGACGGTCAATTCCACCAGATCTGTGTAACTTGGAGGAACAGCGACGGCCAATGGAAGATCTACAAGGATGGAGACTTGGCAAAATCAGGGACAGATCTTAATAAAGGTTACAGCGTTCATGCTGCAGGATCCTTGACGCTGGCGCAAGAGCAAGACTCTCTTGGAGATGCGTTCGATGCTAAGCAGTCTCTCCAAGGGATGTTGACGAATGTCAATGTTTGGTCGTATACCTTGCCGGCATCAACGATCGAGGAGATGTCACGCTGCTGCCTGGCTGGGAAGGGAGACGTGTATGAGTGGGCTAACTTCATATACGGCATCAAAGGCAATCCCCACGTTGTGACCCCACCTGGGTGCCCATGCTCTTTGTAA